The following proteins are encoded in a genomic region of Diabrotica virgifera virgifera chromosome 1, PGI_DIABVI_V3a:
- the LOC126886374 gene encoding uncharacterized protein LOC126886374: MYSRVVSFVIIFISLAASSPIEETSTRSSAIEEGRKASIDNKKTENVVLDLMDVRTPPRIKLKQEKLKYEHSHPGVAIPVDEDSINIEESTTKKFNFYKLERPTTDSSISTWILLSGQPLTTNKPTVINSTNSAADDNKKNDTIVPIYNRTTKPSMTVNASNGVKEKIKFTEISKFNQKKRKSTTTSPPPTTTVAEIKKTENKVPEVKEKSKIYSTSASVSVSSGHKPENDKHATKSKKKITTTTTAKAPLSTDSSSKDESPAATTNTVTKVSTSESNMVNTTATNSSSIALESKDGSVSLTTEKQKKTSSGKKKKNKRRRKPASKESTALTSTNKIKNKNNAIGAQIYNYLSREIVPSLGVGLVGLMVTAGLASYFLYPFGVARRNFDIDRKDKGNFFYKDEYSGGMLEEDAIGQVIAGMPDNKLFPQINSKSSIPKNNYLNKFYRSNVQTSPIQYSQPHKRFPQENVSALFEREDNKRFVENNDNKVNNNKEEKRFVVGSVQKEEIQKVTPAAVPEHGPRSLGLSRIPRMKQDSSESSKDK; encoded by the coding sequence ATCCTCAGCTATTGAAGAAGGTAGAAAAGCATCGATAGACAACAAGAAAACTGAAAATGTAGTCTTAGATTTAATGGACGTTCGAACTCCACCCAGAATAAAACTTAAACAGGAGAAATTAAAATACGAGCATTCCCATCCAGGTGTTGCAATACCTGTCGATGAAGACTCTATTAACATAGAGGAAAGTACTACCAAAAAGTTCAATTTCTATAAACTGGAGAGACCGACTACAGACTCCAGTATTTCTACATGGATTCTGCTAAGTGGGCAACCCTTGACCACCAACAAACCAACTGTAATAAACTCTACAAATTCTGCAGCTGATGATAACAAGAAGAATGATACAATTGTTCCTATATATAACAGAACAACAAAGCCATCCATGACTGTAAATGCATCGAATGGTGTCaaagaaaaaatcaaatttacaGAAATCAGTAAGTTcaatcaaaagaaaagaaaatccACTACCACTTCTCCTCCTCCAACAACAACAGTTGCAGAAATAAAGAAAACTGAAAATAAAGTCCCAGAAGTAAAGGAAAAATCTAAAATCTACAGCACATCTGCATCAGTATCTGTATCTTCAGGTCATAAACCAGAAAATGATAAACATGCTACAAAAAGTAAAAAGAAGATAACTACAACCACAACAGCCAAAGCACCTCTATCGACAGACTCTAGTAGCAAAGATGAGAGTCCGGCTGCGACAACTAATACAGTAACCAAAGTATCTACTTCAGAATCCAACATGGTCAACACTACCGCAACCAATTCAAGTTCAATTGCTTTGGAATCCAAAGATGGTTCAGTTTCTTTAACAACCGAGAAGCAGAAGAAAACCTCCTCtggtaaaaagaagaagaacaaacgTAGGAGGAAACCAGCAAGTAAAGAAAGTACAGCACTTACCAGTaccaacaaaataaaaaataaaaataacgcAATTGGGGCTCAGATCTACAACTATCTATCTAGAGAGATAGTTCCTAGTCTTGGTGTTGGTTTAGTAGGTCTGATGGTGACTGCAGGCTTGGCCAGTTACTTCTTGTATCCATTCGGTGTAGCAAGAAGAAACTTTGATATTGATAGGAAAGACAAAGGgaactttttttataaagatgAGTACTCAGGAGGAATGCTTGAAGAGGATGCTATTGGACAAGTCATAGCTGGTATGCCTGACAACAAATTGTTCCCGCAAATCAACTCAAAATCGTCAATTCCGAAAAACAATTATCTTAATAAGTTTTATAGGTCAAACGTCCAAACGTCTCCAATTCAGTATAGCCAACCACACAAAAGATTTCCTCAAGAAAATGTATCGGCACTTTTCGAAAGGGAGGATAACAAGAGATTCGTAGAAAATAACGACAACAAggttaataataataaagaagAGAAGAGGTTCGTTGTTGGTAGTGTTCAGAAAGAAGAAATTCAGAAGGTGACACCTGCTGCTGTTCCTGAACATGGACCAAGGAGTTTGGGCCTTAGCAGAATACCGAGAATGAAACAAGACTCTAGTGAGTCTTCTAaagataaataa